In Flavobacterium luteolum, the DNA window CTTTTCCCATTGCTTGACTATATCTATAGTTTCCTGGGGCATTCTGGGGCCTCCCTTGGGCATCAGCACGCTATTGCCGTTTTCAAGGGAAATGCGGATGATGAGGCTTCGTTTTAAAACGGCCTCTTTGACCTGGGCATATGTGGCAAGGGATATGGGCGCACCGTTTGTGGGAACCGCCGCATGGCAGACAATGCAGTTATTGTCAATAATTGATCTCACATCCTTGTCATAGGTTGCTGATCCGGCAGGGGCGGTGGTGTCCGTCGGAGCTGCGGAATCATCATTGGAGCAGCCTGCAAGGATTATGGCAGCTGATAAAACGGCACATGCTTTTTGTAGTTTCATAACGTTTTTTTTTTTTGGTTTGCAGAGCAGAGATGATTTTCATCTCAAGGAATGCTTTTCACCTATATACGCCAAAAACTCTTTTACAGATTGCAGGAAGACCTCTTTTTGTCCATTGAAATCCGAATCATGGCTTTTGCCGGCGATATCTCCAAAAACATGGGCAGTATGAAAAGATGATGCGGGATGCTGTTTTAGGCATGGCTGATGCTGTGGAAAGGATTCAGATTATTTAAAACAATTCTAAACTAAAGTTTTCTTTTTACTTGTTAAAACCATCCTAAAAAAGTTTCCGTATATGACCTTAAATCTAACCGCTATAAAAATCACGTATGAAAATCAACAAGCACATCAAAAAAGGTCTTTGGATCGCAATGGGAACAACGGTCCTGTTTTCAGCAATTCTTCTTTTCCATATCATTACTGCCAAGCCTGCGGTTTATGACACTCCAAACCTGCAGGTAAGCCGCATTGATTTCAAGCAGGCTATCGATTCTGCACAGGCCAGACAGATCTGCGCTGACCTGAGATCCATCAAAGGGCTGACCTCGGATTCCATCATTATCAAGAGAAACGTGGTGGTTTACTTCCATAATAACCGGATCACCAATTCAAAAAAGGTCTATGCGCAGCTGATGGCCAAAAGGCATTATGATGCGCAGCCCTATATACTGCCTGAAAATCTGGCATCCAAAGAAGTCTGTCCTATGGACCAGAACAGTCTGGGCTACAAGCTGTCCCAGAAGATCAATCATTTTTTTAATTAACCTTTAATATTATTGTTATGAAAAATTATTCTAAAATCGCCTTAATCGCGTTATTCCTTTCAACGGCTGTTTTTACATCCTGCAGCAATGATGATGAGACTCCGGCTCCTGTAAAAGCATCCATATATGAGCGGTTGGGAGGCACTAAAATGGTTGCCGATCCTGATAATTCAGGACAGATGATCGAGCAGGGACGCCTTAGCTTCCGCAAAGTGGTCAATTCAACAATCGGACTGATAGTTGCCGATATCCAGTCCAATGCATCAGGAAACCTGCAGGCGCATTTTGCGCCCCTTCTGGCCGAAACCGGAACGACCCAGGCTACAAATATTGCAAAATTATCCGATAACCTGACTGATTTCTTTTCCTTCAACACCGGAGGGACAAATGCAGTTAATACGTATTCGGGCCTGAGCATGGCAGCGGCGCACAACCCTGCGACAAACCCTAGAATGGGAACAAAATCCAGCAGTGCCGACTATACGAAATTCGAAGGTTATGTGGGAGCGGCCGCCAATGCGAACGGCGTTGCTTCAAACACCGAACTTTATACGGATATTGTGGCAGTTTTGGAATCATTGAGAACGCCCATCGTCCAAAAATAATTCATCTTCCCAAAAAACGCCGCCTTTTTCTGCGGGCGGCGTTTTCTTTTTAAGACATTGTCTTATTCCAAAACAAGCATGTCTGCCTAAAGGAATCCCTTTGCAGTTGCAAATTTGCTGCATGGCATCTTTGACCATATATCTCATACAAGGACCATACTGACTGGAGGCGCTTGTCCGCATGGCAGCACATACGGGTGCGGACTGATTTTCCAGAGCAGAACTCCTTTTTTTTCGAATCTTTAATCAAAGCCATCCCATGGAAAATTTTAAGCTTTCCCAAAACACCACTTTCTACGCCTTAGGATTAAGCTATAAAAAAGCAGATGCCCTGATCAGGGGGAAATTCAGCCTGGATGCTGAAGGCCAGTCTGACCTGCTGGCGCAGGCCAAAACCGAGGGCATAGAGTCGTTGATTGTAATTTCCACCTGCAACAGGACTGAAATCTATGGATGGGCTTCTCATCCGTATGAACTGATAAAACTGCTTTGCGGCCATACGAAAGGCAGCGTGGAGGAATTTCAGCAATTTGGCTACATCTATAAAAACAGCCAGGCCGTCAGCCACATGTTCCGGGTAGGGACAGGTTTGGAGAGCCAGATCCTGGGCGATTTTGAAATCATCAGCCAGATCAGAACCGCTTTTAGCCGCAGCAGAGAGAAAGGTTTGGCCGACACATTTCTGGACCGCCTGGTAAACACCGTAATCCAGGCGAGCAAAAAAGTCAAGACAGAGACTAAAATTTCCTGCGGCGCCGCGTCGGTTTCTTTTGCATCGGTACAGTATATAATCCAGAATGCAGCTGATGTAGGGAACAAAAATATTCTGCTGCTGGGGACAGGAAAAATAGGCAGAAATACCTGCGTAAATTTATTAAAGCATACCAAAAACAGTCATATAACCCTTATAAACAGAACAAGACACAAAGCCGAATTGCTGGCGCGAAGACTCAATGTCATCGTAAAGGGTTACGGCGATCTGAAAGAAGAACTGCAAAGGGCGGATGTGCTGGTTGTGGCTACGGGAGCGCAAAGCCCCACTATTGATAAAACACTTCTTGGCCTGCATAAGCCCTTATTGATCCTGGACCTTTCCATTCCGCGAAATGTGGATGCCGATGTCAAAGAAATACCCGGCGTGACTTTAATGCATCTGGATGATCTCTCCCAGATTGCCGATGAGACGCTGGAGAGAAGAAAACAGCATATTCCTGCCGCAGAAGCCATTATTGAGGATCTGAAATCAGAGCTGTATGCCTGGGTGAACGGCCGAAAATGCGCACCGACCATCCATGCATTGAAAGCAAAACTGAATGAGATTGTATCGACTGAGTTTGCTTTCCAAAAGAAGAAAGCAATCCATTTTGACGAGGTTCAGATGGATCTGGTCAGTTCCAGGATTATCCAAAAATTGATAGGCCATTTTGCGAGCCACTTGAAAGAGGAGAATACGCCAGTGGACCAGAGCATAGAATTTATTGAAAAAGTATTCCAGATAGGGCGGTTTATGCCCGATAGATCTTCTTGGCCTACAGAAGAAAAATACATAATCAATCTGTCATAAAAATAAACTGGAATTCAAGCGCCAGACAGACCAGGCAGAGCCAGGCATCTAGGGCATATCTATAAATGATGCGCTTGAGGTGTTTTTTTGAAGCGGAATTCTTATGCTGATTTTACATAATTCCCATCTTTAAGGTGGAAATTATGTAAAATCTGTTTCCGTATTTGTTTCAGGGCGCCAGAATTCCTAAATTGGAAAATTATTGAACCAAGAGCCGAATAATTCGATTTTCAGGGATTTTCTGAGGGCTGTGGCGCAGCCGGCTTGAGGGATCCTTGTATGATGGTTTTATTCGGCAGCGAAAAACCGACAGATCATGGATGAAGACCCGAAAATAATCATATGCCTAGCCGATGACGATGAGGACGACCGCATGCTGCTCCATGAAGCGCTTCTGGAGCTCGATCGGCCTTTCAGGATATTTGAGCTCTGCAGCGCACAGCAGCTCATCGAGCATTTTTCCAAA includes these proteins:
- the hemA gene encoding glutamyl-tRNA reductase, whose protein sequence is MENFKLSQNTTFYALGLSYKKADALIRGKFSLDAEGQSDLLAQAKTEGIESLIVISTCNRTEIYGWASHPYELIKLLCGHTKGSVEEFQQFGYIYKNSQAVSHMFRVGTGLESQILGDFEIISQIRTAFSRSREKGLADTFLDRLVNTVIQASKKVKTETKISCGAASVSFASVQYIIQNAADVGNKNILLLGTGKIGRNTCVNLLKHTKNSHITLINRTRHKAELLARRLNVIVKGYGDLKEELQRADVLVVATGAQSPTIDKTLLGLHKPLLILDLSIPRNVDADVKEIPGVTLMHLDDLSQIADETLERRKQHIPAAEAIIEDLKSELYAWVNGRKCAPTIHALKAKLNEIVSTEFAFQKKKAIHFDEVQMDLVSSRIIQKLIGHFASHLKEENTPVDQSIEFIEKVFQIGRFMPDRSSWPTEEKYIINLS